Below is a window of Streptomyces spongiicola DNA.
GCCCGCCTTGCCCGGCAGGGGGTCTTCTCCGGCATGCAGCAGCCCACGATCAGCTTTGTCATCGAGGAGTCGGTGCTCAGGCGGCCGCTCGGAGGCCGGGCCGTCATGCGAGGCCAGTTGGAGCATGTTCTGCTAACCGGTCAGCTTCGTCATGTCGAAATTCAGGTGGTGCCGACCGAGTTGGAGGAGCACGCTGGATTGGAGGGGCCGTTCACCTTGATCGAGACGCGAGACGGGCGCAGGATCGCTTACGTGGAGGGGTACAAGGACAGTCGCCTGCATACCGAGCGTCAGGCGGTCCGGGAGCTTGAGGAGCAGTACGGAATCCTCAGGGCCCAAGCACTCACCCCTCGTGCGTCACTGGCCTTCGTCGAAGAGTTGCTGGGAGAACAATGAACGCCGAGAAGTGCCCCGAGTCCGCGTTGGCGTGGTTCAAGAGCAGTTACAGCACCGGCTCAGGCGGGGAGTGTATCGAGGTCGCGATTCGTTCTCACGCGGTGCGTATACGCGACTCCAAGGACGTGGCCCGTCGCGGCCTTGCGGTCGGTACCGAAGCATGGGCCGCGTTCGTCGGCTTCGCCGTTCGGTGAGCGACGGCTGTGCCCCCGGTTCTGCACCGGGGGCACAGTCATGCCGCCTGCCCTCGACCGGCGAAGCCACCGCTGCGCCGGGTCGACCGAACGGCAGTCCGGCCAGGGACCGGGTCGGTTGGCGGGGAACGGCGGTCAGCGGACGGCGATGTCAGGACGGCGATGCCGGGACGCCGGCTCCGGTCGCGATTCGGCCGGACCGTGACCTTCACAAATTCTGAGACACGTTCTACTTTTCAGCGCATGTGGATGACGTGGACACGTCGAATCATGACGGCCCTCGCCGTCGCCGCCGCGCTGCTGCTGGGCACGGCGACGGCGGCGCCGGCCCACGAGGAGCGCGAGGTCACCTTCCCCGACGGCACCGGCAGCGTCCCC
It encodes the following:
- a CDS encoding DUF397 domain-containing protein — its product is MNAEKCPESALAWFKSSYSTGSGGECIEVAIRSHAVRIRDSKDVARRGLAVGTEAWAAFVGFAVR